A genomic stretch from Methanoculleus horonobensis includes:
- a CDS encoding sensor histidine kinase has protein sequence MPHAPIDELEDGVLLLDAERRVIRVNRAFQSLLSLPDTRDLTGADGMALVRTHLAPLIDDAGTAGRLLAALRDREPLSGLECRIAPDRWMACSVRVPGDGAVLLLVSDIAARKESEEKGHRLGQEHRYYRETFDLAPDGYFVCDPEGTILDVNLAGAVLLARDRRNLIGTLSTDYIAPEDGKACRDLVAQFEAGAPGPLRGIEVTIQPATGAPVPVSLSATAVRDGRGSLTEILWLARDITRRKRTDAERERLLAENQSLAADLAAERDILRTVMEYTDVHLAYLDPHFRFVRVNTAYAEGSGYKKEELLGRNHFDLFPNPENQAVFERVRDTGEPFRIYAKPFTYENQPERGTTYWDWSLVPVKDARGGVQGLVFSLADVTERVRAGEEILIRNKRLAVLNAVITASASAFTLDELLDNTLDAVLDNLGFDLGSIYMLEEGERMHAIIRCHRGVSEFALMHNGRLNVRHWPYNRVFVAGQPWFVEGGEDASGRNLDVLADFGAASLAFIPLTAESSVIGALVLGSTAAREIPEETRLILEAVGREVGSGVLRGMLYSRLEEANREANLYLDILTHDIKNADNVTNIYAELLDEALSGKEREYLKRLRAGIRKSIDITANVTTIRKIRESRAALHPVDLDGVIREEIAHHPDARITYEGLRVIVLADDLLPEIFTNLIGNAEKHGGPGVEIEIVVEDAEDGGLVLVTVADTGPGVPDEAKEVIFSRFEQGKARESGQGLGLSICRMLVVRYGGRIWVEDRVPGHPGCGAAFRLTLREAEGGESGEETE, from the coding sequence ATGCCACATGCCCCCATCGACGAACTCGAGGACGGCGTGCTCCTGCTCGACGCCGAGAGAAGAGTGATACGGGTCAACCGGGCCTTTCAAAGCCTTCTATCGCTGCCGGACACCAGGGACCTCACCGGGGCGGACGGAATGGCGCTCGTCCGCACCCATCTCGCACCGCTCATCGACGATGCCGGAACGGCCGGGCGGCTGCTCGCGGCGCTCCGGGACAGGGAACCGCTCTCCGGGCTGGAATGCCGGATCGCTCCCGACCGATGGATGGCGTGCTCGGTCAGGGTTCCAGGCGACGGCGCGGTACTCCTCCTCGTCAGCGACATCGCCGCAAGGAAGGAGAGCGAGGAGAAGGGCCACCGTCTCGGGCAGGAGCACAGGTACTACCGGGAGACCTTCGACCTCGCCCCCGACGGCTACTTCGTCTGCGACCCGGAGGGAACGATCCTCGACGTGAACCTGGCGGGAGCCGTCCTCCTCGCGAGAGACCGCCGGAACCTGATCGGGACGCTCAGCACCGATTACATCGCCCCCGAGGACGGGAAGGCCTGCCGTGACCTCGTCGCACAGTTCGAGGCCGGAGCCCCGGGCCCCCTGCGGGGGATCGAGGTCACGATACAGCCGGCGACCGGAGCGCCCGTCCCCGTCTCCCTCTCCGCCACGGCCGTCCGGGACGGCCGCGGCAGCCTCACGGAGATCCTGTGGCTCGCCCGGGACATCACCCGGAGGAAAAGGACGGATGCGGAACGGGAGCGGCTGCTCGCTGAGAACCAGTCGCTCGCGGCCGACCTCGCGGCAGAACGCGACATCCTCCGGACGGTCATGGAGTACACCGACGTCCACCTCGCGTACCTCGATCCCCACTTCCGGTTCGTCCGCGTGAACACCGCCTACGCAGAAGGTTCGGGCTACAAAAAAGAGGAACTTCTCGGCCGCAACCATTTCGACCTCTTCCCGAACCCGGAAAACCAGGCGGTCTTTGAGCGGGTGCGGGATACCGGCGAGCCGTTTAGGATATACGCAAAACCGTTCACCTACGAGAACCAGCCGGAACGAGGGACAACCTACTGGGACTGGAGCCTCGTGCCGGTGAAGGACGCACGGGGAGGCGTCCAGGGGCTGGTCTTCTCGCTTGCCGACGTCACGGAGCGGGTACGCGCCGGGGAAGAGATCCTTATCAGGAACAAGAGGCTCGCCGTCTTAAACGCGGTCATCACCGCGTCGGCATCCGCATTCACCCTGGACGAACTCCTCGACAATACGCTTGACGCCGTCCTCGACAACCTCGGATTCGATCTCGGGTCGATCTACATGCTGGAGGAGGGAGAGCGGATGCACGCCATCATCCGGTGCCACCGGGGAGTCTCCGAGTTCGCCCTGATGCATAACGGGAGACTCAACGTCCGGCACTGGCCCTACAACCGGGTCTTCGTCGCGGGGCAGCCGTGGTTCGTCGAGGGAGGGGAAGATGCGTCCGGCCGGAACCTGGACGTCCTCGCGGACTTCGGCGCCGCCTCCCTGGCCTTCATTCCACTCACCGCCGAATCCTCCGTCATCGGGGCGCTCGTGCTCGGGAGCACCGCCGCCCGGGAGATACCGGAGGAGACGCGGCTGATCCTCGAGGCGGTCGGCCGTGAGGTCGGGAGCGGGGTTCTGCGGGGGATGCTCTACTCACGGCTCGAGGAGGCGAACCGGGAGGCGAACCTCTACCTCGACATCCTCACCCACGACATCAAAAACGCCGACAACGTCACGAACATCTACGCCGAACTGCTCGACGAAGCACTCTCCGGGAAGGAGCGGGAATACCTGAAGAGACTCCGCGCCGGTATCAGAAAGAGCATCGATATCACGGCAAACGTCACCACGATCCGCAAGATCCGCGAGAGCCGGGCGGCGCTCCACCCGGTCGACCTGGACGGGGTGATCCGCGAGGAGATCGCTCACCATCCAGACGCTCGCATCACCTACGAGGGGCTGCGGGTGATAGTCCTCGCAGACGACCTCCTCCCCGAGATCTTCACGAACCTCATCGGCAACGCCGAGAAGCATGGCGGGCCGGGCGTCGAGATAGAGATCGTCGTCGAAGACGCTGAAGATGGCGGGCTCGTCCTCGTCACCGTCGCCGACACCGGCCCGGGGGTTCCGGACGAGGCGAAGGAAGTTATCTTTTCCCGGTTCGAGCAGGGGAAGGCCCGGGAGAGCGGCCAGGGCCTCGGCCTCTCGATCTGCCGGATGCTTGTTGTCCGCTACGGCGGCAGAATCTGGGTCGAAGACCGGGTGCCGGGGCATCCCGGGTGTGGGGCGGCATTCCGGCTCACGCTCAGGGAGGCTGAGGGCGGCGAATCCGGGGAAGAGACAGAGTAG
- a CDS encoding response regulator, with amino-acid sequence MVVDDDLPTLEVMELLLKKINREPLLVHNGWDALRAIKKEKPALIILDVMMSPIDGWQFLEELKRNDEYRDIPVLLFTAKHVWPEEYSRYANDIVGVLEKPISLAELKAALERALPRDASSRTDPETRRTLEIKSE; translated from the coding sequence ATGGTCGTCGACGACGACCTGCCGACGCTGGAAGTAATGGAGCTGCTGCTCAAGAAGATCAACCGCGAACCGCTCCTTGTTCATAACGGATGGGATGCGCTGCGGGCAATCAAGAAGGAGAAACCCGCACTCATCATTCTCGACGTGATGATGTCTCCTATAGACGGATGGCAGTTCCTGGAAGAACTGAAACGGAATGACGAGTACAGGGATATCCCGGTCTTGCTCTTCACCGCAAAACATGTCTGGCCGGAAGAGTATTCGAGATACGCGAACGATATCGTCGGTGTCCTGGAAAAGCCCATCTCTCTTGCCGAGTTGAAGGCCGCCCTGGAGAGGGCCCTTCCCCGGGACGCCTCTTCTCGCACGGACCCCGAGACCCGCCGCACTCTCGAGATCAAAAGTGAGTGA
- a CDS encoding Hsp20/alpha crystallin family protein: MTGREDDPSGPGRRQDRDQRADNPEAGEKGGLPPVSRGGSRDFPGLTADFRIDILDHDDEVIVVAELPGADKDEIRINLPNPQTLRITARRTGPAEEEPGTYYIHERGDEILTRMVRLPASVIEDGAGAGFKNGVLEVRLKKMRTRSGTNGKKIPIE, from the coding sequence ATGACAGGGAGAGAAGACGACCCCTCCGGCCCCGGGCGGCGGCAGGATAGGGATCAGAGAGCGGACAACCCGGAGGCCGGGGAGAAAGGCGGGTTGCCGCCGGTCTCGCGCGGCGGCAGTCGCGACTTCCCCGGCCTCACCGCAGACTTCCGGATCGACATCCTCGATCACGACGACGAGGTGATCGTCGTTGCGGAACTGCCCGGCGCGGACAAAGACGAGATCCGGATCAACCTGCCAAACCCCCAGACCCTGCGAATAACGGCGAGGCGCACCGGGCCGGCCGAGGAGGAGCCGGGGACTTACTACATCCACGAACGCGGAGACGAGATCCTGACCCGGATGGTACGCCTGCCCGCGAGCGTGATAGAAGATGGCGCCGGGGCCGGATTCAAGAACGGCGTCCTCGAAGTACGCCTGAAGAAGATGAGGACACGGTCCGGAACCAACGGCAAAAAGATCCCCATCGAGTGA
- a CDS encoding sensor histidine kinase encodes MLTAATPMNAQLFCPLTFCIPILFAALWFPRQAFKATAFLVAGFVIIRVYLSTLGFAVDPVMTGLHTMIFLWVFGAATLFSQESHLAASRCRRIIEDTRNARFLCDPETLRVVCASRKCADMLGYAPRELVGIPAEAFWADEAGKAWFIAEMEREGYVGNAEMTFYAQNGDARRVLLSCRVLSIENLFECTVVDTGRLLTQNDALIRSNGRLMDLIRQTNDIFFIQDAAGCILHFSWVRALEYGISPEEIVGKCVDTLLPGDLAAQNMEEIRKVIEEQKGACYDLDLEIGGARHNFSVAIAPYNGVDGAFTGVVGSARDTTEVRRQSLACRQLSWEVEQWKGLVTKLAHELRTPLQPLVGYLRMLVEDPDYYGLTKDTEKILKTCLACADKEMAVVERAVELSLLTMDYVDLTVQEVPLHELVDAVVSDGEYEQSARICNEIPDNVRIMGDPDRLSMVVAGLVSNAVKYNEPPEKVWIRYTRSNENHYIMVCDNGIGIPEDVIKSIFEPFYIGDAEQACKGGSAGLGLSIANKYVQLHGGDITVTSKVGEGSTFTIRIPREV; translated from the coding sequence ATGCTCACGGCGGCTACACCGATGAACGCCCAGCTCTTCTGTCCCCTGACATTCTGCATCCCGATACTCTTTGCTGCTCTCTGGTTTCCGAGGCAGGCATTCAAGGCGACAGCGTTCCTTGTTGCCGGGTTTGTAATCATCCGGGTGTACCTATCGACGCTCGGCTTCGCCGTCGACCCTGTGATGACGGGGCTGCACACGATGATCTTCCTCTGGGTCTTCGGGGCCGCGACGCTCTTTTCTCAGGAATCTCATCTGGCTGCCTCCCGGTGCAGGCGGATCATCGAGGATACCCGAAATGCAAGGTTCCTCTGCGATCCCGAGACCCTCCGCGTTGTCTGTGCCAGCAGAAAGTGTGCCGATATGCTCGGTTACGCGCCCCGGGAACTCGTCGGCATCCCGGCAGAGGCGTTCTGGGCGGACGAGGCCGGCAAGGCATGGTTCATCGCGGAGATGGAGCGGGAAGGCTACGTCGGAAATGCGGAGATGACATTTTACGCGCAGAACGGCGATGCGAGGAGAGTTCTTCTCTCCTGCAGGGTGCTTTCCATCGAGAACCTCTTCGAATGCACGGTCGTCGACACCGGAAGGCTCCTCACCCAGAACGACGCGCTCATCCGGTCGAATGGGCGGCTGATGGATCTCATCCGGCAGACAAACGATATCTTCTTCATTCAGGATGCCGCGGGCTGCATCCTGCACTTCTCCTGGGTTCGTGCGCTCGAGTACGGGATCTCTCCCGAAGAGATCGTCGGGAAGTGTGTGGACACTCTCCTGCCTGGCGACCTTGCCGCGCAGAACATGGAAGAGATCCGGAAGGTGATCGAAGAACAGAAGGGCGCCTGTTATGACCTCGATCTGGAGATCGGAGGCGCCCGGCACAACTTCTCCGTTGCGATCGCCCCGTATAACGGAGTGGACGGTGCGTTCACCGGCGTCGTGGGGTCGGCACGGGATACCACCGAGGTGCGGCGGCAGAGCCTTGCGTGCAGGCAGCTCTCCTGGGAGGTCGAACAGTGGAAAGGGCTCGTCACCAAGCTCGCCCATGAGTTACGCACCCCGCTGCAGCCGCTCGTCGGCTATCTCCGGATGCTCGTCGAAGATCCCGATTATTACGGCCTCACGAAGGATACGGAGAAGATCCTCAAGACCTGCCTTGCGTGCGCCGACAAGGAGATGGCGGTGGTGGAGAGGGCGGTCGAGCTCAGTCTGCTCACGATGGACTACGTCGATCTGACCGTTCAGGAGGTGCCGCTCCACGAACTGGTCGATGCTGTCGTATCGGACGGCGAATACGAACAAAGTGCCCGGATTTGTAATGAAATCCCTGATAACGTCCGTATTATGGGAGACCCCGATCGGCTTTCGATGGTGGTTGCGGGACTGGTATCGAATGCCGTTAAGTATAATGAACCGCCAGAGAAAGTATGGATCCGGTATACGAGATCAAATGAAAACCATTATATTATGGTGTGTGATAATGGCATCGGTATCCCCGAAGATGTTATCAAATCGATCTTTGAGCCGTTCTACATAGGAGACGCCGAGCAGGCCTGCAAAGGCGGCAGCGCCGGCCTTGGGCTCTCGATCGCGAACAAGTATGTCCAGTTGCATGGCGGGGATATAACGGTGACGAGTAAGGTGGGCGAAGGGAGCACCTTCACCATCAGGATACCAAGGGAGGTATGA
- a CDS encoding glycosyltransferase produces MIVTDLPGYPSLREYQRIAGTKQFSVIEELAGRLSGVKIQEINSTRYGGGVSEILISYVPFLNALGLETTWSVMEADPAFFDVTKTLHNFLQGRGGGFSPAMVETYWEAQRQNEGLIEDDSDVVTIHDPQPLGLVEFLTNRERERKRLLWRCHVQLETVPTTTVGEIGNILRRLVEKYHAGIFSSFQYLPLWNVPSFIIPPFIDPLSEKNRDLAPSEIDATLAKYGIDPEKPIVTQVSRYDAFKDPVGVIQAFKNVRRKMPCQLVLVGGRACDDPECFIVLREVRETAEDDPDIHILDLPPDSHREINALQRASDVIVQKSIKEGFGLTVTEGLWKEKPVVAGSVGGIPLQIRDGWNGYLVSTIQETADRILHLLRNPELAHEMGARGKEFVREYYLLTRGVQDHLTAIDQVKNGRITARDSVICYHPQVVTTRMAGCAARH; encoded by the coding sequence ATGATCGTTACAGATCTCCCCGGGTATCCTTCCCTCAGGGAATATCAGCGAATCGCGGGCACAAAGCAGTTTTCGGTGATCGAGGAACTTGCCGGGCGTCTCTCCGGTGTCAAGATCCAGGAGATCAACTCGACCCGCTACGGGGGCGGCGTCTCGGAGATCCTGATCTCCTACGTTCCGTTCCTCAACGCGCTCGGCCTCGAGACGACCTGGAGCGTCATGGAAGCCGACCCGGCATTTTTCGACGTGACAAAGACGCTCCATAACTTCCTCCAGGGTCGGGGGGGCGGGTTCTCGCCGGCAATGGTCGAGACCTACTGGGAGGCCCAGCGGCAGAACGAAGGGTTGATAGAGGACGATTCCGACGTCGTGACCATCCACGACCCTCAGCCGCTCGGCCTCGTCGAGTTCCTGACGAACCGGGAACGCGAGCGAAAGAGGCTGCTCTGGCGGTGCCACGTCCAGCTGGAGACGGTACCTACCACGACCGTCGGGGAGATCGGCAACATCCTGCGAAGGCTGGTCGAGAAGTATCACGCCGGCATATTCTCCAGTTTCCAGTATCTTCCTCTCTGGAACGTGCCGAGTTTCATCATTCCGCCGTTCATCGATCCTTTATCCGAGAAGAACCGCGATCTCGCCCCGTCCGAGATCGATGCAACCCTCGCGAAGTACGGTATCGACCCGGAGAAGCCGATCGTCACCCAGGTATCCCGGTACGATGCCTTCAAAGACCCGGTCGGCGTCATCCAGGCGTTCAAGAACGTCCGCCGGAAGATGCCCTGCCAGCTCGTCCTCGTCGGCGGGCGGGCGTGCGACGACCCGGAGTGTTTCATCGTCCTGCGTGAAGTCCGCGAGACAGCCGAGGACGATCCCGATATCCATATCCTCGACCTCCCGCCGGACAGCCATCGCGAGATCAACGCGCTCCAGCGGGCGTCCGACGTGATCGTGCAGAAGTCCATCAAGGAGGGGTTCGGGCTGACGGTGACCGAAGGGCTCTGGAAGGAGAAGCCGGTCGTCGCCGGGAGTGTCGGCGGCATACCGCTCCAGATCCGCGACGGCTGGAACGGCTACCTGGTCTCGACGATCCAGGAGACCGCCGACCGGATCCTCCATCTCCTCCGGAACCCGGAGCTGGCCCACGAGATGGGCGCACGAGGGAAGGAGTTCGTGCGGGAGTACTATCTCCTCACCCGGGGCGTGCAGGATCACCTCACTGCCATCGACCAGGTGAAGAACGGCAGGATCACCGCCCGGGACAGCGTCATCTGCTACCACCCGCAGGTGGTGACGACCCGGATGGCCGGGTGCGCGGCCCGGCACTGA
- a CDS encoding 2,5-diamino-6-(ribosylamino)-4(3H)-pyrimidinone 5'-phosphate reductase, with the protein MRPFVFGNIAMSADGKISTRERRQVRISGNEDYLRVDRIKAESDAIMVGIGTVLADDPSLTVKSPELRERRKAAGKDENPIRIVVDGRGRTPLDADILHKGSGKRIVAVSKKAPTNAVEALRQHAAVIVGGEETVDLRGLLEELHRQGVRRLMVEGGGTLIWTLFEQGLVDEFQTFVGNVVIGGKDAPTPADGAGFLHEEDFPRLQIIEAVRLDDGLLIRWEVKRA; encoded by the coding sequence ATGCGCCCGTTTGTCTTCGGTAACATCGCCATGAGCGCTGACGGGAAGATCTCAACGAGAGAGCGGCGGCAGGTGAGGATCTCGGGTAACGAGGATTACCTGCGGGTCGATCGGATCAAAGCGGAGAGTGACGCCATCATGGTCGGCATCGGCACGGTGCTCGCCGATGACCCTTCGCTCACTGTGAAATCCCCGGAACTCCGGGAGCGCCGGAAGGCAGCCGGAAAGGATGAGAACCCCATCCGCATCGTAGTGGACGGCAGAGGAAGGACGCCTCTGGATGCGGACATTCTCCACAAGGGAAGCGGAAAGCGTATCGTCGCGGTTTCAAAAAAAGCGCCCACAAACGCTGTGGAGGCTCTCCGGCAGCATGCCGCCGTCATCGTCGGCGGCGAAGAGACCGTCGACCTCCGCGGCCTGCTCGAGGAACTGCACCGGCAGGGTGTCCGGCGCCTGATGGTCGAAGGAGGAGGGACGCTGATCTGGACACTCTTCGAGCAGGGGCTCGTCGATGAATTCCAGACGTTCGTCGGCAACGTCGTCATCGGCGGAAAGGATGCCCCCACACCCGCTGACGGCGCCGGTTTTCTCCACGAGGAAGACTTTCCCCGGCTGCAGATCATCGAGGCCGTCCGGCTCGACGACGGCCTGCTCATACGGTGGGAAGTGAAGAGAGCGTAA